In one window of Candidatus Zixiibacteriota bacterium DNA:
- the terL gene encoding phage terminase large subunit: MHAQNFLRTIKNTLENSDLIREYYGDVVGKRWTDHVIELSGRDQIHTEGTITAVGAMSGAATGLHFDVIGCDDLVNFDNSRSELQRERMKNWFKTTLLPTLMTDGSIHFVGTRYHFSDLYQMVIDELKYDTNLLPAIQDDGTALCEWLQPIEDVANEKGEMIKKGLLSIKEDLGSIIFGLQYQNDISLLKEGNIFRWEWIKYYDEIIYSEDGVHVRRDNIKVKINKKFLGVDLAISEKDTADYTVITCVGQGEDKKLYVLDVVKGHWTFQRQKDEIIRMVEKWNPDRTIIESVAYQAAMVDELKSMGGLKIQGVTPTKDKVSRANMITGWFENGNIFFKRDMGDLIDELLLFPDGEHDDQIDSLYYGIFGFKTGTSSLVVMGL, from the coding sequence ATGCACGCACAGAATTTTTTGAGGACGATTAAAAATACACTTGAGAATTCTGATTTGATAAGGGAATATTATGGCGACGTCGTTGGGAAGCGATGGACCGATCATGTGATCGAACTTTCCGGTAGAGATCAGATTCATACGGAGGGCACGATTACTGCGGTCGGGGCGATGTCAGGTGCGGCTACAGGTCTACACTTTGATGTGATTGGGTGTGATGATCTTGTGAATTTTGATAATAGCAGGTCCGAACTTCAGCGGGAGAGGATGAAAAATTGGTTTAAGACGACACTTCTGCCGACATTGATGACGGACGGATCTATTCATTTCGTTGGGACAAGGTATCATTTTTCGGATTTGTATCAGATGGTGATCGATGAATTGAAATATGATACTAATCTTCTTCCGGCAATCCAGGATGACGGAACGGCATTGTGCGAGTGGCTACAGCCGATTGAGGATGTTGCCAATGAGAAAGGCGAAATGATCAAAAAGGGATTGTTGTCTATTAAGGAAGATTTGGGATCTATTATATTTGGGCTACAATATCAGAATGATATTAGTCTTTTGAAGGAAGGTAATATATTTCGGTGGGAATGGATCAAATATTACGATGAGATTATATACAGCGAAGACGGAGTTCATGTTAGAAGAGATAATATCAAAGTTAAGATCAATAAAAAGTTTTTAGGGGTTGATCTGGCGATTTCGGAAAAAGATACGGCGGATTATACCGTTATTACCTGCGTTGGGCAAGGAGAAGATAAGAAATTGTATGTGTTGGATGTTGTTAAGGGACATTGGACTTTTCAGCGACAGAAAGATGAGATCATTAGGATGGTTGAAAAGTGGAATCCCGACAGGACAATAATTGAGTCGGTTGCGTATCAGGCGGCGATGGTTGACGAGTTGAAATCGATGGGCGGACTTAAGATTCAAGGTGTAACACCCACGAAAGATAAAGTATCAAGAGCAAATATGATTACAGGTTGGTTTGAAAATGGTAATATTTTCTTTAAGCGGGATATGGGTGATTTGATAGATGAATTGCTATTGTTCCCGGATGGTGAGCATGATGATCAAATTGATAGTTTGTATTATGGGATTTTTGGGTTTAAAACTGGAACATCCTCTTTAGTGGTAATGGGATTATAG
- a CDS encoding radical SAM protein: MILKDLTLEITKRCPMRCVLCSSNGGDPLPNEFSLSELEDIVNQAKSMGLAEISLSGGEPLTYPHILDICEYITKLNIDTFIYTSGNVFGESEQVSPVSKSYFLKLKNAGVKKIVFSLYGSNPPIHDNITGRSKSFENLMESIKNAQKAYLTIDIHFVPLRENFRDLPAIVSLVKKIGLESIHILRFVPQGRGAQYKDRLDLRPEEVLELREILNELTNKSDITIDVGAHYNDLGLVSGTHCTAGMGKAAIRPDGFVFPCVGMKWIESFMNRNNVKDNRLEYIVNKSYGFTVSRDILSKGGPCRYCTGDCGHNNGCIAQWFIRSETDTVNRLQKRVD, translated from the coding sequence ATGATTTTGAAGGATCTGACGTTGGAAATAACCAAAAGATGTCCGATGAGATGTGTTTTATGTTCTTCCAATGGAGGAGATCCTTTACCGAATGAATTCAGCCTTAGTGAACTTGAAGATATCGTAAATCAAGCGAAATCTATGGGGTTAGCTGAAATCTCCTTATCCGGAGGAGAGCCTCTTACATATCCCCATATTTTAGATATCTGTGAATACATAACAAAGTTGAACATCGATACTTTCATATATACATCTGGAAATGTTTTTGGTGAATCTGAGCAGGTATCGCCTGTTTCAAAAAGTTATTTTCTAAAATTAAAAAACGCAGGTGTGAAAAAGATTGTGTTTAGCCTGTACGGCTCAAACCCACCAATTCATGATAACATCACTGGGAGGTCAAAGAGCTTTGAAAATCTTATGGAATCAATCAAAAATGCACAGAAAGCATATTTAACTATTGATATTCATTTCGTTCCTCTGCGTGAGAATTTTAGAGATTTGCCCGCCATTGTTTCACTAGTGAAGAAGATTGGACTGGAATCCATCCATATCCTAAGATTCGTGCCGCAAGGCCGCGGAGCACAATATAAGGATAGATTGGATCTTCGCCCGGAGGAAGTACTGGAGTTACGTGAAATTCTTAATGAACTGACAAATAAATCCGATATAACAATCGATGTTGGTGCCCACTATAATGATTTAGGGTTGGTTAGTGGTACTCACTGCACGGCTGGTATGGGAAAGGCAGCCATACGCCCCGATGGTTTTGTGTTTCCCTGCGTAGGTATGAAATGGATCGAGAGCTTTATGAATCGTAACAACGTTAAGGATAATAGACTGGAATATATCGTCAATAAATCATACGGATTTACAGTGTCGCGAGATATCTTGAGCAAAGGCGGACCATGCCGATACTGCACGGGCGATTGTGGCCATAACAATGGTTGTATTGCACAATGGTTCATCAGATCTGAAACTGATACAGTGAATCGATTGCAAAAGAGGGTTGATTAA